AGGACACACAGGGGGATCACCGATGACCACATGGCGTATGCCTATCGAGGGCCACGCGCAGGAGCGCATTTGGCTCGCGTGGCCGACCTCGGGCTACACGCTCGGCGACACCGAGGCGGAGGTCGAGTCGGCGCGCACGACCTGGGCCGCCGTCGCGAACGCCGCGAGCGAGTTCGAGGCGGTCACCGTGGTCGTGAACCCCGGCGACGAGGCGATCGCTTCCCGATACCTTTCGGGCCAGATCGATCGCCTCGTCGCACCCCTGAATGACGCGTGGATGCGCGACATCGGGCCGAGCTTTGTGATCGGCGACGACGGTTCGCTCGGCGCCGTGAACTACCGGTTTAATGGCTGGGGCGGGCAGGACTGGGCCGAGTGGGATAAGGATCAGCACATCGGGCGGATCATCGCCGAAGCGGCGGGCGCGACGCTCATCGACTCGGAGATGACGAACGAGGGCGGCGGGATCCAGGTCGACGGCACCGGCCGCGTCGTGCTCACGGAGACCGTGCAGCTCGACCCGGGTCGCAACCCGGGTTGGACGAAGGAGCAGGTCGAGGCCGAGCTCGCGCGCACAATCGGCACCGACCGCGCCATCTGGCTTCCTCGCGGCCTCACCCGCGATCACGACACGTTCGGCACCCGTGGCCACGCGGACATCCTCGCGGCCTTCACCACGCCCGACGTGCTGCTCATGCACCGCCAGGACGCGGAGTCGCACCCCGACCACGTAATCGCCCGCGCGAACCGGGAGGTCGTGGAGCGGTACCGCGACGACCGCTCCGATCAGTTCGACATCATCGACCTTCCTGCGCCCGAGACGCTTCGGGACGACGAGGGCTTCGTCGACTACAGCTATATCAACCACCTCGTCTTGAACGGCGGCGTGCTCGCGTGCGCGTTCGGCGACCCGGCCGACGATCTGGCGCTCGGTGTGCTTCGCGACGTCTACCCGGGCCGTGAGGTTGTCGGGATCGACGCGCGCCCGCTCTTCGCGCGCGGCGGCGGAATCCACTGCATCACGCAGCAGCAGCCCGCGCTGTAGCTCCGGGGTGCGCCCCCACCCAAAGCCTGTACAATGTCACATGACGATTGCTGGCGCGCACCGACGCGCGCGTCACGCTCCCTCACCCTAAGGAACGATAGATGACCGAGAGCACTCTCACCCCCGAGCTCGAAGCCGTTGTCGCCGGAGCGGCCGCAGCGGCCCCCGCGTACGCGGCACTCACCCCGGCCGAGCGCGCCCGCGTGCTCGTCGCCCTCGGCGACGCGCTCGAGGCTGCGAAGCCGCGCCTCGTCGAGATCGCGATGCGCGAGACCGGCCTCACCGAGGCGCGCCTGAACGGCGAAGTCACCCGCACCGCGGTGCAGCTCCGCTTGTTCTCGGAGACCGTCATGGACGGCTCGTACCTCGATGCCCGCATCGACTACGCCGACCCCGAGTTCGTGCTCGGCCCGCGCCCCGACATCCGCCGCACTCACGTGCCGCTCGGCCCGATCATCAACTTCTCGGCCTCGAACTTCCCGTTCGCGTTCTCCGTGCTCGGCGGCGACACGGCATCGATCCTTGCTGCGGGCTGCCCTGTCATCGTGAAGGCACACTCGGGCCACCCCGAGCTGTCCGATGCGACCGCTGAGGTTGCGCGCGAGGCGCTCCGCTCGGTGGGCGCCCCCGAGGGTGTGTTCAACCTCATCCACGGCCGCGAGGCCGGCGTCGCTGTGCTCAAGGACCCCCGCATCAAGGCAGGATCCTTCACCGGCTCGATCGGCATCGGCCGGCTCCTCACCGACATCGCCGCGGCCCGCCCCACCCCGATCCCCTTCTACGGTGAGCTCGGCTCTGTGAACCCGGTGTTCGTCACCGCTGCCGCGATCGCTGAGCGCGCCGACGAGATCGCCTCGGGCCTGCTCACGAGCGTCGCAGGCTCCGCCGGCCAGCTCTGCACGAAGCCCGGCTTCATCTTCGTCCCCGCTGGCTCCGCTCTGCCGGCCGCTGTTGCTGCCGCGGCTGGCGAGGTCGTCGAGCACCGCCTGCTCGACCCTCGCATCGCTCAGAGCTTCAACGAGCGCCGCGACACGATCCTTGCGACGCCCGGCGTCACCGCTGTTATCCCCGGCGGCGTGCGCTTCGACGACGCGGGCCACGGCTGGGCTTCGCCCACCGTCGTCTCGGTATCGCTCGAGGACTTCCGAGCCGGCCACCAGGGTCTCGTTGAGGAGGCATTCGGCCCGCTCACGATCCTCGTGGAGACTCCCGAAGGCACCGACCTCGCTGCGCTCATGCCCGAGTTCTACGAGGGCAACCTCTCGGGCACGATCCACATCAGCGCTGACGAGGCGACGGGCACGACCGCAAACGCCACCGAGCTGCGTGCGCTCGTCACCGCGCTCGCAAAGCAGGTCGGCCGCGTGCTCTTCAACGGCTGGTCGACCGGCGTTGCCGTGACCCCGGCGCAGCAGCACGGTGGGCCGTGGCCCGCGACGAGCAACGACGCGAGCACCTCGGTCGGCACCTCGGCGATCAAGCGCTTCCTGCGCCCCGTCGCGTTCCAGAACACCCCCGCAGCGTTCCTCCCTGAGGCGCTGCGCGACGAGAACCCGCTCGGCCTGCCGCAGGCTATCTCGCCCGCGGGCCAGTCGGGCGACTGGGGCAGCCAGTACCGCGGCTAAGCGTCGTGGCGCGCGGCGCGCTGAGCGTGGCGCTTGCAGCGCTTGCGGCGCTTGCGCGTCCTTCTGTGCGGCTCATCCTTTCGGGGATGGGCCGCACAGGCGTTTCTGGGCGCGTTCCGCCTGTTTCTCGCACCCCAGTCCCTTCCTCCAGCCTCTACCTCAGCCCTTGTCTCTCAAATGATCGATTGCACCCCAACTTCCCGGGGTATTTGAGAGCAACCAGAATAATTGGGGCGTTTCGGGCAGTGAGCGCCCGTACACTCCACTCCTCCCCATTGACGCTATCTTGCGGCGCATGCTATCTTGTCACACATGCTAGATGACGTCACTACACAGCTCCGTCGTGGTGTCGTCGAGTTCTGCGCACTGGGGCTTCTCGCCGCAAAGCCCATGTACGGCTGGGAACTTGCGTCGGCGCTCACAGACCGAGGCCTCATCGCGAGCATCGGTACGCTCTATCCCCTGCTCGGGAGGCTTCGAGACCGCGGCTTGATCGTCACTTTCGAGCAACAGGAGAATGACGCACCGGGCACAAGCGCCGGCCCAACTCGCAAGTACTACCGCCTCACCGACGAGGGCGAGGCCCACCTCGCAGCATTCCGGTCGCAGTGGGGGCCGTTCACACGCAATGTCACGGAGATTCTCGAGAAGGGCCTCGCCTCATGACCAGTAACGAAAGCAACAGCGCGTCGACCGAACCCGGTCACGCCGAGTCCCAGCACATCCGCACGTCGTACCTCGCAGCGCTTGACGAGGCGATCGGCGAGCTGCCTCACAGGCTCGCGACCGAACTCCGGGCAGGCATCACCGAAGAACTCGTCGGGCTGGAAGGCGAACAGCTCCGTGCCCGCATCGCGGCACTCGGCGCACCCGCCGACGTCGCCCGCGCGGCCGCGGAGGCTGGGCACGAGGGGCAGGATCATCGAACTGCCTCCCCTGCGACTCAGCTACCCCCAGTACCAGCAGCCCCCGCGCAGCCCGACCCAACCCCGCGCCCACTCACCGAGACCCGAGGCTACGCAACCGCTGCCGCGGTCGTCTTCGGCGTCGGCGGGATCCTCCTCCCGGTCGTCGGGTGGATCATCGGGTGCGCCCTCGTCGGCACAACTAAGCTCTGGCGCACGAGCGAGAAGGCGCTCGCGATTGCTGGGCCGCTAGCGGTCTCGGCGATCCTGCTTGGCGTACTGTGGGTGGCTACCTTGCCGGGCCAGAGTTCCGCGAGCGCCGCGCCCGGAGCGGCGGCGAACCCCCTGTTGCCCGCGGGCTACGACCTACTGTGGTCGAGCGCGTTCATCATGTTCGTCGTGGTCGTTCCGCTCACCGCGCTGTGGCTTGGCCTTCGTCTTCGAAATCGACCACTCCCCACAGCCGATTCCCGGCCTTGATTGGAATTCAATAGGTTACGCTGAGCGTATGATCAACACACGCACCGCACCCCGCTCCCGGACCCTTCGCGGCACCGCCGCTGCTGCCCTGCTCGGCGCTGCGGCGCTGGTTCTCACCGCGTGCTCAGGGTCGGCGTCTGTCGGCGACACCAGTTGGGGCACCCTCGACGCGCAGGGTGAGCCCGCAATGACTTTCACCGCAGACGGCAAAGCGTTCGGCACCGACGGGTGCAACATCGTCAACGGCTCGTGGACGGAAGAAAAGGGCAAGGTCACGTTCGGCCCGCTCGCCTCGACCATGATGTTCTGTGAGGGCGTCGACACCTGGCTGAGCGGCGCGTCGACCGCGGTTGTCGAGGGTGACAAGATCACCTTCAACGACGAAGACGGCAAGAAGATCGGC
This portion of the Leucobacter komagatae genome encodes:
- a CDS encoding META domain-containing protein; the protein is MINTRTAPRSRTLRGTAAAALLGAAALVLTACSGSASVGDTSWGTLDAQGEPAMTFTADGKAFGTDGCNIVNGSWTEEKGKVTFGPLASTMMFCEGVDTWLSGASTAVVEGDKITFNDEDGKKIGSLKKTEFTAPK
- a CDS encoding agmatine deiminase family protein; translated protein: MTTWRMPIEGHAQERIWLAWPTSGYTLGDTEAEVESARTTWAAVANAASEFEAVTVVVNPGDEAIASRYLSGQIDRLVAPLNDAWMRDIGPSFVIGDDGSLGAVNYRFNGWGGQDWAEWDKDQHIGRIIAEAAGATLIDSEMTNEGGGIQVDGTGRVVLTETVQLDPGRNPGWTKEQVEAELARTIGTDRAIWLPRGLTRDHDTFGTRGHADILAAFTTPDVLLMHRQDAESHPDHVIARANREVVERYRDDRSDQFDIIDLPAPETLRDDEGFVDYSYINHLVLNGGVLACAFGDPADDLALGVLRDVYPGREVVGIDARPLFARGGGIHCITQQQPAL
- a CDS encoding PadR family transcriptional regulator, with the translated sequence MLDDVTTQLRRGVVEFCALGLLAAKPMYGWELASALTDRGLIASIGTLYPLLGRLRDRGLIVTFEQQENDAPGTSAGPTRKYYRLTDEGEAHLAAFRSQWGPFTRNVTEILEKGLAS
- a CDS encoding aldehyde dehydrogenase (NADP(+)) — encoded protein: MTESTLTPELEAVVAGAAAAAPAYAALTPAERARVLVALGDALEAAKPRLVEIAMRETGLTEARLNGEVTRTAVQLRLFSETVMDGSYLDARIDYADPEFVLGPRPDIRRTHVPLGPIINFSASNFPFAFSVLGGDTASILAAGCPVIVKAHSGHPELSDATAEVAREALRSVGAPEGVFNLIHGREAGVAVLKDPRIKAGSFTGSIGIGRLLTDIAAARPTPIPFYGELGSVNPVFVTAAAIAERADEIASGLLTSVAGSAGQLCTKPGFIFVPAGSALPAAVAAAAGEVVEHRLLDPRIAQSFNERRDTILATPGVTAVIPGGVRFDDAGHGWASPTVVSVSLEDFRAGHQGLVEEAFGPLTILVETPEGTDLAALMPEFYEGNLSGTIHISADEATGTTANATELRALVTALAKQVGRVLFNGWSTGVAVTPAQQHGGPWPATSNDASTSVGTSAIKRFLRPVAFQNTPAAFLPEALRDENPLGLPQAISPAGQSGDWGSQYRG